In Flavobacterium sp. GSB-24, the genomic window GATATCTGTATGGGTGAAATTTAATGCTGTAACTGCAGCCAATTATATTTTAGGATATGGGGCTGCAGCAAATGGACAGTATTTCGGATTAATACAGCAGCCAGCAGTTTCAGGTAATTCGGATCTAAGTTTAGTTGGCTGGGGAGATGCCAATAATGTTGTAGTTTCTGTACCGCTCGCAAAGGAAACTTGGTATTTCTATAGCATAACCTATGATGGAAATGTCTCTAAAATTTACCGTAATGGAGAATTATTAAAATCTGTTGAAGGAATTCAGCGTTCGGCAAAGGGTTATATTTTAAATATAGGAAAATTAAATACCGCAACAAGTATCAATGCAGATATTGACGATCTTCGCTTATATACTGTTGCTATGACAGATGAGCAGGTTAAGGAAGCCTACAACAGTTCTAAAGCAACAGCTGCTATTGCTGCTCCAGCACAAGCCACGCCTGTTGCTAACACAGTAAAGAAAACAACACCTACACCTGTAAAGTCACCAGCTCCTATTGTTGTTGCTTCTTCTTCAAATGAAGCTAATAGAGGTGGAAAAAACATTGAGGTTTTCTCACAAGGCAAAAAAATAATGGACTCCAACGGATCTAATATTGCTGATCTACCTGAAGGAACTTATTTGATTAAGGTTACAAATGATTCTCCAAAAAAATAAGTTACATATTCATAAAAAAGAAAGCCTTCTGAATTTCAGAAGGCTTTCTTTTTAGCTTAATACGCTAATTACTACGAATAAAACTACTAGTAATATTATGGCGTATCTTGTGATTTTTGAGGTTTGCATTTTGATTATTGTTTTTTGAAAGTTTAAAAAAAATTATTCTAGAATGTAGCTCACAAATTCATCTCTCTTATCATAAGGAATATCATAGTGAAGAGATTTTAATATCATTGTATTCCAAGGTTTCCATTCATCAGAAAGTTCATTATTAGTTACTTTATAATGGTCTAATATTCCTTCTACAAAATAATCTCTCAATGGAAGATCTAGAGTTCTTTCTTTTCCATCTTTTGTAAGAACTACCTTGTACTCTAAATTGTTTTTTTCATTTATATGGAAGGTAAATACACCGCTGTCCCATGAACTTAAATATTCTAGATCACCATCTGAATCATATTCAGTAGGGACAAGATCATTATCTTTTTCATATTCAAATATCATTGACATCATACGTTCATTTACCCACTGATAAAAAACTTCTGCACTATTTAATAAATCTTGCTTTTCTTTTTTGATATCCCAGTATTGTTTCTGAGAATAAGTTTTGTCATTATTTATTTCTATGATAAATCGATTAAATTTTTCTTCAGTGTTAATTGTTGTTTCAAAATGTTCTGAAACTTTTTCTATCTCATCATCAATAGGTCTCGGACTTTTATTTGTAGAAATTACTTTTTCGGATTCTAATAAATATTTTACAAAAAGTTTATAGCTTCCTGATTCGGTAAATTCAAATTCGATAATCAATTTTAAATATATATGTTCATTGTAATAATTGTATATAGCTTCAACTATTGGAATTAAATTTATATCCATTTTTATGGGTTTTTAATTTTTTGTACACTTAGAATTTCATTATAATTTCCATCTGTAAAGATATCAACACTTACTTCATAAGGACGCTTTGAATCTCCAGAAAATTTAAAATTTATTTCTGCTTTTATTTTTACATTAGGATTAGCCTTTTTAAAATCAGATACTGCTTTTTCCATATTATACCACTCTCCACCAGCTCTATTTTGTACAGCATTTTGTGAAAAATAATTTATTTGTTCACTCGGTCCGCCCCATTCATTTCTAAATATGTGGCCACCATCATCATTAGCTAATCCATCTTTAACACGTTTGGTTTGTTGCTGAAAACCTTCATTTCTTGCTTTTGTAGCAAAATCAAGATCATCCATAACTGCCCTATTAACCCTACCTAAATCATCTGTTTCAAAAACATATTTTGCATTATCTACAGCATATTTAAATTTCTTCATTAAAGGTGGAGATACATTTAGAAATTTATTCCAACCTTGCCCTTTGTCTCCAGATACTGCATGAATTTCATTGTCTAAAATTTCAGCCCATCTTTTCCCTTTATTATCTACTAAAATTAGTTTACCATCAAGTTTTTTAATAGACCATGTACTTGGTAATTGCTTAGTAATTTCAAGTAACTCAGCCAATTTTTTAGAACCTAATGTTGTGTTAAGATCCTCTAATACTTCTTTATCAAGATTACCTGAGAAAGATTTCCCCATCTCAATACCATCAGGACCATCACATTGTGGACATTCATTAACTGGTGGAGTATCTACTTTAGTTGCTGTACCATTTGGTTCAATTCTATACCAATGTGTGTCTTCGGCACGTTTTATTCCATCTTTAAAAACGGTAATTGCTCCATCTGTTGTATAAACCGCCTTACCTGTTGCCTCTGAAAGAGCTCTAGCACTATCTAAGTCATTACATGAAAGTAATATTATTTCTTTCTTATTTTTTAATTTTTTACTTAATAATTCACCTAGTTCTTCTGGGGTATGTTCTATTCCATCAACAAGAAATTTACCTTGATCTGTTGCATGTAAACTTAAAGATAATTGGTCAGAGCTTTTAATAGCCTTTTTTAAAGCATCCCCTATAGTTTCTCTTAATTTTTTACTAATACCTGGTTCTAGTTTTGATAAAGGCGTAATAACAAATTTACCAAATTTATCAACTCCAGCTTTTATAAGTGGACTGCTAATTTTTGCAAATTTACCCATTACTGCTCCTACAGCATCAAGTTTGTCTAAAGTTTGGAAAAATGCTGCCAATCCCTCAGCTTCTCCCGCACCATAAAAGCAAGATATTACAACAAATCCAACTTCTCCCGTGGCATAGGAAGCCATACAAGGATTGGCAGAATATTTATCCCATTGTTCTCCTGCAAGATCTCCAATTGTTGACCAGCTAAGTTTTGTTAAACCATCCCATAATTTAACAGCTTGATCATCTTCGTTTGTAATTATTTTAATTACCATAGAGGCTCCTTCTGGAACCCCTCCTAAAGCACCAACTAAACCATTCCAAATACCACATGTAAATGCAAAACCACAACGGCTTTCGGAATACTTTGCTACATAGGCATTATTATTCGATATAAAATTGTTCAGTTTATCCTTAACTATACTAAATGTTAGTAATGAGTAAACCTGACCAGGGATTGGATTATAATCTGTATCATCCGGATTATAAAAACGAATTGGAATTTTCGCTTTTCCTATAATACCTGCTAAACCATCTAACATTGCTGTTAAAGGATTAAAGGGAGTATAAGTTCCCTCAAATTTAGGTAATACCTCAATTAAAGCCTTAAGGTATTTATTCATTTGTGATGTTCCTTTTCCTTCTATACCATCACCAAGAAAGGTTTTAATTGAGGGATCAGCAGCATTTGTAAAATCTATTAATAAACCAATTTCTTTTCCTTTAATAGAATTTAAATAGTTGTTTATCTCGGTCTTTTTTTCTTCTGGAGTTAAGGAATCAACAAAATATATTTTACATAAAATTCCTGAATCTTTCTGTATTCCTGCTAATTGATTTAATATTTTTTGTTTCTCTTTTTCTGAAATTACGGTTGCTAAATCAAAAACGTGAGTAGTTTGTGTGTTAACATCAGTTTTGTCTTCTGTGTAATTTTTGTTGGCATTTTTCCCTAAGTTAACTACATAATTTTCATAACTTGGATCGGTTCCATCACCACCAATGCTATCAGGAGCATTACATCCGAGATTGCCCCAGTATATGCTTCTTGTTTCTTTAGTTTTAACAAAATATTGAGCTGCGCTATAATCGGCGATA contains:
- a CDS encoding LamG domain-containing protein; translation: MKKILLTLMFVSFLNTNAQNPVQEFNFNGNLNSADNSVSFLGAPVFVNDRMGSPKSALRLTNKAYQAVVGDLPQDNKPKTISVWVKFNAVTAANYILGYGAAANGQYFGLIQQPAVSGNSDLSLVGWGDANNVVVSVPLAKETWYFYSITYDGNVSKIYRNGELLKSVEGIQRSAKGYILNIGKLNTATSINADIDDLRLYTVAMTDEQVKEAYNSSKATAAIAAPAQATPVANTVKKTTPTPVKSPAPIVVASSSNEANRGGKNIEVFSQGKKIMDSNGSNIADLPEGTYLIKVTNDSPKK